CTGCTGCTCCGTGCCCATCGTTGGGATGGCCCACCAGCATGCGCACCATCGTGCGCCACAGCCCTCGAATGCTGCCAAACGTGGCCAAAACGGCGGATGGTTCGTAGCCGCAATGCACCATGCAATCCTTGCATTTGGGGTTGCCACTCTTCACCCCATAGCGGTCCCAGGCGGTGTGCTCCATCAGTTCTTTGAACGTCGCCACATGCCCCTCGTCGAGCAGGTAGCAAGGCTTCTGCCAGCCGAAGACGTTGTAAGTGGGGCTCCCCCAAGGTGTGCATTCGAGATCGAATCGACCCGCGAGGAACTCGAGGAACAGCGGCGTTTGATTGAATCGCCACGATCGTTTCGCGCCGGAAAGGAGGGTGCGAAACAGTCCCTTGGTCTCCTCGCGCCGCAGGAAGTGCGACTGATCGGGTGCTTTTTCGTAGCTATAACCGGGGGAGATCATCATCCCTTCGACACCGAGTTGCATCAGCGTGTCGAAGAAGTCGCGCATCCGCGCCACATCAGCGCCAGCGAAGAGAGTGCTATTCGTAGTGACGCGAAACCCTCGCGCGCGAGCTTCTTTGATCGCAGCGATGGCAATGTCGTAGATCCCTTCGCGGCAAACAGCGGCATCATGTTCCTCGCGCGGCCCGTCGAGATGGACCGAGAAAGCGAGGTACTTCGACGGCTTAAACTTGTCGAGCGAATCGATCAATTTGATGGCGTTGGTGCAGAGGTAGACATATTTTTTTCGCGCGACAAGTCCGGCGACAATCTCGCCGATCTGGGGATGCAGCAGAGGCTCGCCACCCGGAATCGAAACCACTGGTGCGCCGCATTCTTCAGCAGCGTGAAAGCACTGCTCGGGGGTGAGCTGTCGTCGCAGCACTTCGGCGGGATGCTGAATCTTGCCGCATCCGGCGCAGGCCAGATTGCAACGCAGCAAAGGCTCGAGCATCAGAATCAGTGGATAGCGTTTCACGCCACGCAGCTTTTTTCCCATCACATACGTGGCGATCGTATAGGCTTGCGTCCAAGGTCCAGACATCGGGCTAACACTTTCCAGCAAATGAAATCGGACGTGATCGAGGAGTCTGCGTGAATCGAGTAAGGCAATTTATCGAACGAGCGAGCCTGCCCGCGAAGCGGCTGCTGGTCGCTCGGTTCCACTTAGCGATGCAGTCGATCGTGGCGCTGTTCCGCGCGATTTGGCAGCACGATATTGCCCGAGCGCCAACAGCGGGAAGTAAATCGGATAGTAGTGATACTTGAGATAGAAAACGCGTGGGAAACCGGTTCCGGTGAACTCGTTTTCGAGCCAACTTCCGTCGGGCTGTTGCTGCTGCACCAGCCAGTTCACACCCCGCGCAACCGCAGGATGGTCGACCAGTCCTGCTGCCAAAAGTCCCAGAATCGCCCACGCTGTTTGCGATGCCGTGGGGTTCCCTTGACCTGCGAGTGAGGGATCTTCATACGTGTCGCACGACTCTCCCCAAGCTCCTGAGGCTTGCTGATGGGCGAGGAGCCAATTTGCGCCGCGCTGAATGATCGGCTCGGTTGTCGGAACGCCGATGCCAGCGAGTCCCACCAAAGTTTGCCATGTCCCGTAGATGTAGTTCACACCCCAGCGACCGAACCAGCTCCCGTCGGCGAGCTGTGTCTTGCGGCAATAAAGAATCGCGCGTTGCACCGCGGGATGCGACTGCGGAATGTTCCACATCGCGAGCGCTTCGAGCACACGTCCAGTGAGATCGGGAGTACTCGGATCGATCATCGCGTTGTGATCGGCAAACGGAATGCGGCACAGGAATTCGCTGTCATTATCTTTGTCGAAAGCGCCCCAGCCTCCGTCCCGGTTCTGCATCGCAAGCACCCATCGCAGTGCTCGTTCCCCGGCCGATCGCATCCATCGCCAACGGGGCGAATGATCGAAACCTGCCGAGGTTTGCTGGGTAATCCGAGGCAAAATCGAGGTATCGCCAATCCGGTCGAGCGGGCGACGTTCGAGCGGACAGCCGCTCAAGCTGGCCATCTCTTGCATCGCAATTAGCACCATCACGCTGTCGTCGATATCA
This window of the Pirellula staleyi DSM 6068 genome carries:
- the hpnH gene encoding adenosyl-hopene transferase HpnH, giving the protein MSGPWTQAYTIATYVMGKKLRGVKRYPLILMLEPLLRCNLACAGCGKIQHPAEVLRRQLTPEQCFHAAEECGAPVVSIPGGEPLLHPQIGEIVAGLVARKKYVYLCTNAIKLIDSLDKFKPSKYLAFSVHLDGPREEHDAAVCREGIYDIAIAAIKEARARGFRVTTNSTLFAGADVARMRDFFDTLMQLGVEGMMISPGYSYEKAPDQSHFLRREETKGLFRTLLSGAKRSWRFNQTPLFLEFLAGRFDLECTPWGSPTYNVFGWQKPCYLLDEGHVATFKELMEHTAWDRYGVKSGNPKCKDCMVHCGYEPSAVLATFGSIRGLWRTMVRMLVGHPNDGHGAAAPAGQKLVPQPHFSSPKQLLSIENGVGVGSTREKAGSTSGQSS